GCCGCGGTCAAATTTGGCTGGGTTAGCAGTAAAAATTTAGCCTTCACATCAAAGGCGCTTGATATAGAAACGTTAAACGAAGAGGCGCTAAAAGGCACTTATGAGGCAACGGCAATTAGCTTTGCCCTCTATCCTAAAATTTGCGATGAATTTGCACTTTTACGCTGTGCGGTGAGCTTTGGCAAAGGATATGGCCCAAAGCTTATCAAGCTAAAAGATAAACAACTAAAGCGAAATTTCAAGGTCGCGTTATCTGGCAAAAACACGACAAATGCCCTGCTCTTTCGCATAGCCTACCCAGAGGCAAGGATCGTTTATAAAAATTTCCTTGAGATCGAAAATGCCGTGCTTAGCGGCGAAGTCGATGCTGGCGTGCTCATACATGAAAGTATCTTAAATTTCTCTGACCAGCTCTGCGTAGAGCGTGAAATTTGGGACATTTGGAGCGAGCTAAATGGCGAAAATTTACCGCTTCCACTTGGTGGCATGGCGCTTAGACGAAGCCTACCCATAACTGACGCCATCGAGTGCGAGAGGGTGCTTAGCGAGGCCGTTAGGATAGCCACTTCGCACAAGCCATTTTTATCTCACATGCTAATGGAGCGAAATCTCATCAGAGTTGGCAAAGACGAGCTTAAAACGTATCTAAATTTATACGCAAATGACGAGTCAATAAGCATGAATGAAACTCAGCTAAAAGCACTAAATAAGCTCTATCAAATAGGCTACGACAAAGGCTTTTTTGAAAAGCCAATCGACGTAAACGACTACTTAATCCCAACTGAATACAACGAAGTAAGGTTTAGCTGATGCAAAGTACGCTCGTCTCGCTTGGAGTTGAAACCTTTAAGATCGCCCTTTATATCAGCCTTCCGATGCTGTTAAGCGGCCTAATAGCAGGTCTTATCATCTCCATCTTTCAAGCGACCACGCAGATAAACGAAACCACGCTAAGCTTTGTGCCAAAAATTTTGCTAGTCGTCGTTGTTATCATATTTTTAATGCCTTGGATGATCTCGATGATGGTTGAATTTACCACTCGCATGCTTGATTTTATACCGGAATTTATCCAGTGACGAGGCTTGTTGATTTTTCTAAATTTACCTCAGTTAGGATAGGTGGCGTTCATAAAATTTTCGAGGTAAATAGCCTTGAAGACCTAAACTCGCCTCACTTTTTAGGCGCTGTGATGATAGGCGGGGGCAACAACCTTCTTATCTCGCCAAATCCCCCAAAAATGGCGATGCTTGGCAAGAGCTTTGACTATATAAATTTAGAACGTATCGGCGAGAAAATTTACCTTGAGATAGGTGCTGCGACAAAATCCGCTAAAATTTATAACTTCTGCAAACAAAACAACATAGCTCACCTTGAGTTTTTAAAAAATATCCCAGGCATGCTTGGCGGACTTATAAAAATGAACGCTGGACTGCTTAAATTTAGCATAAGCGACAACCTCACGCATGTGCGTCTGG
This genomic interval from Campylobacter concisus contains the following:
- a CDS encoding UDP-N-acetylmuramate dehydrogenase is translated as MTRLVDFSKFTSVRIGGVHKIFEVNSLEDLNSPHFLGAVMIGGGNNLLISPNPPKMAMLGKSFDYINLERIGEKIYLEIGAATKSAKIYNFCKQNNIAHLEFLKNIPGMLGGLIKMNAGLLKFSISDNLTHVRLARGWVSKDEISFSYRHSGIDEAILGAKFELSSGFDASVSEAISAKRANQPKGASFGSCFVNPEGHFAGALLEAVGLKGHVIGGAKFSEEHANFLINFNHASFEDATSLINLARARVLEKFGVELKTEVCIL
- the fliQ gene encoding flagellar biosynthesis protein FliQ, which encodes MMQSTLVSLGVETFKIALYISLPMLLSGLIAGLIISIFQATTQINETTLSFVPKILLVVVVIIFLMPWMISMMVEFTTRMLDFIPEFIQ
- a CDS encoding menaquinone biosynthesis family protein — its product is MYAAVKFGWVSSKNLAFTSKALDIETLNEEALKGTYEATAISFALYPKICDEFALLRCAVSFGKGYGPKLIKLKDKQLKRNFKVALSGKNTTNALLFRIAYPEARIVYKNFLEIENAVLSGEVDAGVLIHESILNFSDQLCVEREIWDIWSELNGENLPLPLGGMALRRSLPITDAIECERVLSEAVRIATSHKPFLSHMLMERNLIRVGKDELKTYLNLYANDESISMNETQLKALNKLYQIGYDKGFFEKPIDVNDYLIPTEYNEVRFS